One Felis catus isolate Fca126 chromosome D1, F.catus_Fca126_mat1.0, whole genome shotgun sequence DNA segment encodes these proteins:
- the LOC101098086 gene encoding olfactory receptor-like protein OLF2, whose protein sequence is MDGKNCSSVNEFLLLGISNNPGIKVTLFVTFLIVYLIILIANLGMIMLIRMDSKLHTPMYFFLSHLSFSDLCYSTAIGPRMLVGLITKIKSIPFYGCALQFWIFCTFADSECLLLAVMAFDRYKAISNPLLYTANMSSRVCFLLMAGVYMVGLVDASANTILSFRLCFCGSNVINHFFCDVPPLLLLSCSDTQVNELVIFTIFGFIELITLSGLFVSYCYIILAVIKIRSAEGRFKAFSTCTSHLTAVAIFQGTLLFMYFRPSSSYSLDQDKMTSLFYTLVIPMLNPVIYSLRNKDVKEARKKLKNRKWFH, encoded by the coding sequence atGGATGGAAAAAATTGCTCTTCTGTGAATGAATTCCTTCTCCTGGGAATTAGCAATAACCCTGGAATTAAAGTGACCCTGTTTGTCACATTTCTAATTGTTTATCTCATCATTCTTATTGCAAACCTCGGGATGATCATGTTAATTAGAATGGATTCTAAGCTTCACACACCAATGTATTTCTTCCTCAGCCACCTCTCTTTCAGTGACCTCTGTTATTCTACAGCAATTGGGCCCCGGATGCTGGTGGGCCTCATTACCAAGATAAAGTCAATTCCTTTCTATGGCTGTGCTCTGCAATTCTGGATCTTCTGTACCTTTGCTGATTCTGAGTGCCTACTGCTGGCGGTGATGGCCTTTGATCGGTACAAGGCCATTAGCAACCCCTTGCTCTACACGGCCAACATGTCCAGCAGAGTGTGCTTTCTGCTCATGGCTGGGGTTTACATGGTAGGGCTTGTGGATGCTTCTGCAAATACAATATTATCATTCAGGTTATGTTTCTGTGGATCAAATGTGATCAACCACTTCTTCTGTGATGTCCCACCTCTCCTTTTGTTATCTTGCTCAGATACCCAAGTTAATGAGTTAGTGATATTCACCATTTTTGGCTTCATTGAGCTGATTACCCTTTCAGGGCTCTTTGTGTCTTACTGTTATATCATCCTGGCAGTGATAAAGATCCGCTCTGCTGAGGGGAGGTTCAAAGCTTTCTCCACCTGCACCTCCCACTTAACTGCTGTTGCAATTTTCCAGGGAACCCTGCTCTTTATGTATTTCCGCCCGAGTTCTTCCTACTCTCTTGATCAAGACAAAATGACCTCCTTGTTCTACACCCTTGTGATTCCCATGTTAAACCCTGTGATTTATAGCCTGCGGAACAAAGATGTGAAAGAGGCTcggaaaaaacttaaaaataggaaGTGGTTTCATTGA